One window of the Streptococcus parasanguinis ATCC 15912 genome contains the following:
- a CDS encoding type B 50S ribosomal protein L31, which yields MKKDIHPEYRTVVFMDTTTGYKFLSGSTKYSSETVEFEGETYPLIRVEISSDSHPFYTGRQKFTQADGRVDRFNKKYGLK from the coding sequence ATGAAAAAAGATATCCATCCAGAATATCGCACTGTTGTCTTCATGGACACTACTACTGGTTACAAGTTCCTCAGCGGTTCAACTAAATACTCTAGTGAAACAGTTGAATTCGAAGGTGAAACTTACCCATTGATCCGTGTTGAAATTTCATCAGACTCACACCCATTCTACACTGGACGTCAAAAGTTCACTCAAGCAGATGGACGTGTGGATCGTTTCAACAAAAAATACGGTCTCAAATAA
- a CDS encoding DUF5336 domain-containing protein: MEKNRLFIIISAAVAILSSFLPWASLNAGAFGSYSWNGLRGDGWFVIIFAVVAIVLACLNDVKSSLPKGFAIGVIVAGALSTIVTLIDLFGVNKYAVDFNGYGVSIGFGLILALIASIAIVVTGLLAMSGGKITKGTFEELAESGKGFAQTVGRVTTTTVKTAVDEIKKESHEHTEGQADQPVEAPKDPNQSEQ; this comes from the coding sequence ATGGAAAAAAATCGTTTGTTTATCATTATCTCTGCTGCGGTAGCGATTCTTAGCTCTTTCTTGCCATGGGCAAGCCTTAATGCTGGTGCCTTTGGTTCATACAGCTGGAATGGCCTTCGCGGAGATGGATGGTTTGTTATTATCTTCGCAGTCGTTGCGATTGTCCTTGCTTGCTTGAACGATGTAAAATCTTCACTACCAAAAGGTTTTGCAATTGGTGTTATCGTAGCAGGAGCTCTCTCAACTATCGTAACATTGATCGATCTATTTGGTGTAAACAAATATGCTGTTGACTTCAATGGTTATGGCGTTTCAATTGGCTTTGGTTTGATCCTTGCTTTAATCGCATCAATCGCTATTGTTGTAACTGGTCTCTTGGCGATGTCAGGTGGTAAAATCACAAAAGGAACCTTCGAAGAACTTGCTGAATCTGGTAAAGGATTTGCACAAACAGTTGGACGTGTGACAACTACTACAGTTAAAACTGCAGTAGATGAAATCAAAAAAGAATCACACGAACACACTGAAGGACAAGCTGATCAACCAGTGGAAGCACCAAAAGATCCAAATCAATCTGAACAATAA
- a CDS encoding DHH family phosphoesterase, with product MNVMNEILEKIQAYDTIIIHRHQNPDPDAIGSQVGLRDLLRAHFPQKRVLATGYDEPTLTWLAEMDTVSDEDYAEALVIVCDTANTPRIDDKRYTNGDFLIKIDHHPNDDAYGDLLWVDTESSSTSELIALFAKELDLELPVCAARLLYAGIVGDTGRFLYPATSTRTFELAAYLRGIPFDFTALARQMDTINLKTAKLQGYVYDHLEIDEHGAARVTLTQELLKKFDLRDSETAAIVGAPGRIDTVSVWAIFVEQADGHFRVRMRSKRKVINEIAKRHNGGGHPLASGANSYSLEENDQIYQELQEVARTNEG from the coding sequence ATGAACGTAATGAATGAAATTCTTGAAAAGATTCAAGCTTATGACACGATTATTATCCACCGTCATCAGAATCCGGATCCGGATGCGATTGGTAGCCAGGTGGGCTTGCGGGATCTCCTGCGTGCGCACTTCCCTCAAAAGCGGGTCTTGGCAACTGGCTATGATGAGCCGACCTTGACTTGGCTTGCTGAAATGGATACTGTCAGCGATGAGGACTATGCTGAAGCTTTGGTGATTGTCTGTGATACAGCCAATACTCCCCGCATCGATGACAAGCGCTATACGAATGGTGATTTCCTGATCAAGATCGACCACCACCCAAATGACGATGCTTATGGCGATCTGCTCTGGGTCGATACTGAGTCTAGCTCTACCAGTGAGTTAATCGCACTTTTTGCTAAGGAATTGGATCTTGAACTTCCTGTATGTGCTGCGCGTCTTCTCTATGCTGGGATTGTCGGCGATACAGGTCGCTTCCTTTATCCTGCTACTTCGACTCGGACTTTTGAGCTGGCTGCCTATCTTCGAGGCATTCCTTTTGATTTTACAGCACTTGCTCGTCAGATGGATACGATCAATCTCAAAACCGCTAAGCTTCAAGGTTATGTCTATGACCATCTTGAGATCGATGAACATGGTGCTGCGCGTGTGACCTTGACACAAGAACTCTTAAAGAAATTCGATCTACGGGATTCAGAGACTGCTGCAATTGTTGGGGCACCTGGGCGCATTGATACCGTGTCTGTTTGGGCTATCTTTGTCGAGCAGGCCGACGGTCACTTCCGTGTCCGAATGCGTAGCAAACGAAAAGTGATCAACGAGATTGCCAAACGTCATAATGGTGGTGGCCATCCACTAGCGAGTGGAGCCAACTCTTACTCCCTCGAAGAAAATGACCAAATCTACCAAGAGCTACAAGAAGTGGCTCGCACGAACGAAGGCTGA
- a CDS encoding TIGR04197 family type VII secretion effector, whose translation MIEIKSNAETAQELAASLKSSGDALSGVASASKDEQTKLSGNDAAHQAIDTAKTKAEEIAAAIESIGTNLQSVSTGFTAVDEATAASIQ comes from the coding sequence ATGATTGAAATTAAAAGTAATGCTGAAACGGCACAAGAGTTAGCGGCTTCTTTAAAAAGTAGTGGAGATGCACTTTCGGGAGTTGCATCGGCTTCGAAAGATGAACAAACCAAACTATCTGGTAATGATGCGGCCCATCAAGCCATTGATACTGCTAAAACCAAAGCAGAAGAAATTGCAGCGGCGATTGAATCAATCGGGACCAACCTGCAAAGCGTTTCAACTGGATTTACAGCAGTGGATGAAGCTACTGCTGCGAGCATTCAATAG
- a CDS encoding DUF3958 family protein has protein sequence MNHDQQLSELRRQEDQLFQKEREIVREKRNLEDELNRFEGYSSDAHRYLWDAFESYPSSRNFFDQLQEGFLHESRKISNSYLEELDELAIQKRKVEDDLNDIYHERKKLMIEKECDDGN, from the coding sequence ATGAATCACGATCAACAACTATCGGAATTAAGAAGACAAGAAGACCAACTTTTCCAAAAAGAAAGAGAAATTGTAAGAGAAAAAAGAAATCTGGAAGATGAGTTGAACCGCTTTGAGGGCTATAGCTCTGATGCGCACCGTTATTTATGGGATGCATTTGAATCCTATCCTTCCTCTAGAAATTTTTTTGACCAACTTCAAGAGGGATTTCTTCATGAATCGCGAAAAATTTCAAATAGTTATTTAGAAGAGCTGGATGAATTAGCTATTCAAAAAAGAAAAGTCGAAGATGATTTAAATGATATCTATCATGAACGGAAAAAATTAATGATTGAAAAGGAGTGTGACGATGGGAATTGA
- a CDS encoding DUF3114 domain-containing protein — protein MGIEVYRGSLDSQASSTGTMIEQQLKAYESLETSLTQIENSASRLSGQAYDSFRSFVTSVVQPLKEAGVALAEATQESVKKLPASYRSEVADEDLQEEKLVSDIEQCDRMIAIFHAEINEIAASKSTSAGDFQRLQRLQRIQGLNVLENIFKATKNKLQEKLNKLRAFNASSPSIFWEIDVLAQAIQIAVNQINVAWNPNTGMYSIPKDLSWSDLVNETIKNKEFENEYLPKKPKDVTAFEYNQFLTGLREQSVNLKEIDGWDKYAIKGYVKGVSKRTADAKTGSELNARRDALYAETKEIGSDIYTEMYASSKLDSEAKVELVLKQLGAETDGNQFMHLTSKTHKISENLPPHGDFNMYFRRDVVKAFGDKHLNSLSGEKLTDKERKEELKKISQKEIALRQQVHFFRYYLDRQAIYYIRNHYEGANDYEKLLAYGKENNIEFDYTTGSNYHNRFNPKDGFKRPYNMKVQVPQGNSAKGKDLNNARMVEFIVNLDTGEFDSQWDAYDNHKLADGRYDSNPNNYFKDELREIANTESFNYGPSKGNNTDVSGIYQGKHGMLDVDGTPEPATRTEAKRLFRYENDLGKTDEKTAHVGQFADIVKGGGHEDYEAWQRNTKGMSEKEKMEEYNKYKSYASGIKPSDRGYNKYTRSPEYIKEHK, from the coding sequence ATGGGAATTGAAGTTTATCGCGGTAGTTTGGATAGCCAAGCTAGTAGCACAGGTACTATGATTGAGCAACAATTGAAAGCTTATGAATCACTAGAAACATCATTAACTCAAATAGAAAATTCTGCCTCGCGCTTGTCTGGCCAAGCTTACGACTCTTTTAGAAGCTTTGTGACAAGTGTTGTCCAGCCATTGAAGGAGGCCGGTGTAGCTTTAGCAGAAGCTACGCAAGAAAGCGTGAAGAAGCTTCCAGCATCCTATCGCTCGGAGGTGGCTGACGAGGACTTACAGGAAGAAAAGTTGGTTTCTGATATTGAACAGTGTGATCGGATGATTGCTATCTTTCATGCAGAGATCAATGAAATTGCTGCTAGTAAATCGACTAGTGCTGGAGATTTTCAACGGTTGCAGAGATTACAGAGGATTCAAGGCTTAAACGTATTAGAAAATATTTTTAAAGCTACTAAAAATAAACTACAAGAAAAATTAAATAAACTCAGAGCGTTTAATGCATCATCGCCAAGTATCTTCTGGGAAATTGATGTCTTAGCCCAAGCTATTCAAATAGCTGTCAATCAAATTAACGTAGCGTGGAATCCAAATACTGGAATGTATTCTATTCCAAAGGATTTATCCTGGTCTGATCTCGTAAATGAAACGATTAAGAATAAAGAGTTTGAAAATGAATATTTGCCAAAGAAACCAAAGGATGTAACAGCGTTCGAATATAACCAATTTCTTACGGGATTACGTGAACAATCAGTGAACCTTAAAGAAATAGATGGCTGGGATAAGTATGCCATCAAAGGTTATGTTAAAGGCGTTTCAAAAAGAACTGCTGATGCCAAGACAGGCAGTGAGTTAAATGCAAGGAGAGATGCTTTGTATGCAGAAACCAAGGAGATTGGATCAGATATCTATACAGAAATGTATGCTAGTAGTAAACTCGATTCAGAAGCGAAAGTTGAACTGGTTCTTAAGCAATTAGGTGCAGAAACGGATGGTAATCAGTTTATGCATTTGACAAGCAAAACGCATAAGATTTCAGAGAATCTACCACCACATGGTGATTTCAACATGTATTTCAGACGTGATGTTGTAAAAGCATTCGGTGATAAACATCTTAATTCATTGAGCGGTGAAAAACTTACTGATAAAGAACGTAAAGAAGAACTTAAGAAAATTAGTCAAAAAGAAATAGCATTGCGACAGCAAGTTCATTTTTTCCGTTATTATCTGGATCGCCAAGCAATTTACTATATTCGCAATCATTACGAAGGCGCAAATGATTACGAAAAACTGTTAGCATATGGTAAAGAAAATAATATTGAATTTGATTACACAACTGGCTCTAACTACCATAATCGCTTTAATCCAAAAGATGGCTTTAAACGTCCCTATAATATGAAGGTTCAAGTCCCTCAGGGCAATTCAGCTAAAGGAAAAGATTTAAACAATGCACGGATGGTGGAATTTATTGTGAATTTGGATACCGGCGAGTTTGACAGTCAATGGGATGCCTATGACAATCATAAACTAGCAGATGGTCGCTATGATTCCAATCCAAATAATTATTTTAAAGATGAATTAAGGGAAATTGCTAACACGGAATCATTTAATTACGGCCCTTCAAAAGGTAATAATACGGATGTTTCGGGAATTTATCAAGGAAAACATGGAATGCTTGATGTGGATGGTACTCCTGAGCCAGCTACTCGAACTGAAGCAAAAAGACTATTTCGCTATGAAAATGATTTGGGTAAAACAGATGAAAAAACTGCTCATGTAGGTCAATTTGCGGATATTGTAAAAGGAGGAGGACATGAAGACTATGAAGCATGGCAACGTAATACAAAAGGAATGTCAGAAAAAGAAAAAATGGAAGAGTATAATAAATATAAAAGTTATGCTAGTGGCATTAAGCCTAGCGATCGCGGGTATAATAAGTATACTCGTAGCCCTGAGTACATCAAAGAGCATAAGTGA
- a CDS encoding flavodoxin: MTVAKIVFASMTGNTEEIADIIADKFRDLGVEVDVDECTTVDAEDFLDADIAVVATYTYGDGELPDEIQDFYEDLAGLDLKGKLYGVVGSGDTFYDEFCKAVDDFDRCFAATGAEKGSECVKVDLSAEDEDIEKLEAFAEELVAKAN; encoded by the coding sequence ATGACTGTAGCGAAGATTGTTTTTGCTAGTATGACTGGAAATACTGAAGAAATCGCGGATATCATAGCGGACAAATTCCGTGATCTTGGTGTCGAAGTAGATGTGGATGAGTGTACAACTGTGGATGCGGAGGACTTCCTTGATGCGGATATCGCGGTAGTAGCGACTTATACTTACGGCGATGGAGAGCTTCCAGATGAGATCCAAGATTTCTACGAAGATTTGGCTGGCCTTGATCTCAAAGGCAAACTTTACGGTGTGGTAGGATCAGGTGATACCTTCTACGATGAATTCTGTAAAGCAGTTGATGATTTCGACCGTTGCTTCGCTGCGACTGGTGCTGAAAAAGGCTCTGAGTGTGTCAAAGTTGATTTGTCTGCAGAAGACGAAGACATAGAAAAATTAGAAGCCTTTGCAGAAGAACTTGTAGCAAAAGCAAATTAA
- a CDS encoding chorismate mutase produces MDLDQIRKDIDQIDQELVALLERRMVCVGQIVEYKEQQGLPVLDQGREREVLEKVGSLVTDDQYRTTIQAQFQDMMKRSRDFQEEVRARD; encoded by the coding sequence ATGGATTTAGATCAGATTCGTAAGGACATTGACCAGATCGATCAAGAGCTAGTAGCCTTGCTGGAAAGGCGGATGGTCTGTGTCGGTCAGATTGTAGAATATAAGGAGCAGCAGGGCTTACCTGTGCTCGATCAAGGAAGGGAAAGAGAAGTGCTTGAGAAAGTCGGCTCTCTCGTGACGGATGATCAGTATCGCACGACTATTCAAGCCCAGTTTCAAGATATGATGAAGCGCTCGAGAGACTTCCAAGAGGAGGTGAGGGCGCGTGACTAG
- a CDS encoding chloride channel protein gives MALFIGLLVGAIDMIFGQGLLLIGDFRSQHWPLILFLALAGFVIVYLYKRFGGKASKGMGLIFDVGHAREEEIPLVLVPLIMLTTWMSHLFGGSVGREGVAVQIGATLSHRFARYIKIPDASRIFLMTGMAAGFAGLFQTPLAATFFALEVLTVGELQLMALYPALIASIVASFTSHALGLEKFAVPLRETLSWTPETLIKVALLGLAFGLAGKLFAVSLSWLKKTVAQVLPNPYIRIALIGAGLSLVLLNLQLTKVGTYSGLGTNLIDVAFHQGSAQSYDWILKLLFTVVTISAGYQGGEVTPLFAIGATLGVFLAPMLGLPVLVVAAIGYASVFGSATTTLLAPILIGGEVFGYANLPFFVIACAIAYCLPKEWSIYSGQKVAKK, from the coding sequence ATGGCGCTTTTCATTGGTCTCTTGGTCGGTGCCATTGATATGATTTTTGGTCAAGGTCTTCTCCTGATTGGAGATTTCCGAAGCCAGCATTGGCCCTTGATTCTTTTTCTAGCCTTAGCGGGGTTTGTCATCGTTTATCTCTATAAACGTTTTGGTGGCAAGGCTTCAAAAGGGATGGGCCTGATCTTTGATGTTGGACACGCGCGTGAGGAGGAAATCCCCTTGGTCTTGGTGCCTTTGATCATGCTGACGACCTGGATGAGCCATCTCTTTGGTGGTTCGGTCGGTCGGGAAGGCGTAGCGGTCCAGATCGGAGCGACCCTTTCGCATCGTTTTGCGCGTTACATTAAGATTCCGGATGCTTCGCGTATTTTTCTCATGACTGGGATGGCAGCCGGTTTTGCAGGGCTCTTTCAGACGCCGCTGGCAGCAACCTTCTTTGCCCTAGAAGTCTTGACAGTTGGCGAGTTGCAGTTGATGGCTCTCTATCCTGCCCTCATCGCTTCGATCGTGGCTAGCTTCACCTCTCATGCCCTTGGTTTGGAGAAATTTGCTGTGCCACTAAGAGAAACGCTGAGCTGGACACCAGAGACCTTGATCAAAGTTGCTCTTCTTGGCTTGGCTTTTGGCCTTGCTGGAAAACTCTTTGCAGTTAGCCTTTCTTGGTTGAAGAAAACCGTCGCTCAAGTCTTGCCCAATCCTTATATCCGGATTGCCCTTATAGGGGCTGGACTTAGCTTGGTCCTCTTGAACCTCCAGCTGACCAAGGTCGGCACTTATAGTGGACTTGGAACCAATCTGATTGATGTGGCTTTTCATCAGGGCAGTGCGCAGAGTTATGACTGGATCTTGAAGCTCCTCTTTACCGTGGTGACCATCTCTGCTGGATACCAAGGAGGAGAAGTGACCCCGCTCTTTGCGATCGGAGCTACGCTTGGAGTCTTTCTTGCTCCTATGCTGGGCTTACCAGTCTTAGTCGTGGCAGCTATTGGTTATGCCAGTGTCTTTGGCAGTGCGACGACGACCTTGCTCGCACCGATATTGATCGGAGGAGAAGTCTTTGGTTATGCTAATCTTCCTTTTTTTGTCATCGCTTGTGCCATCGCCTATTGCCTACCAAAAGAGTGGAGCATTTATTCCGGTCAAAAAGTTGCGAAAAAGTAG
- the rplS gene encoding 50S ribosomal protein L19: MNPLIQSLTEGQLRTDIPAFRPGDTVRVHAKVVEGSRERIQIFEGVVIARKGQGHTEMYTVRKISNGVGVERTFPVHTPRVEKIEVVRYGKVRRAKLYYLRALQGKAARIKEIRR; the protein is encoded by the coding sequence ATGAATCCATTAATCCAAAGCTTGACTGAAGGTCAACTTCGTACTGATATCCCTGCATTCCGTCCTGGTGACACTGTTCGTGTACACGCGAAAGTTGTCGAAGGATCTCGTGAACGTATCCAGATCTTTGAAGGCGTTGTTATCGCTCGTAAAGGTCAAGGACACACTGAAATGTACACTGTTCGTAAAATCTCTAACGGTGTCGGTGTTGAACGTACATTCCCAGTACACACTCCACGTGTAGAAAAGATTGAAGTTGTACGTTACGGTAAAGTACGTCGTGCGAAATTGTACTACCTTCGTGCATTGCAAGGTAAAGCAGCTCGTATTAAAGAAATCCGTCGTTAA